One Pleuronectes platessa chromosome 9, fPlePla1.1, whole genome shotgun sequence genomic region harbors:
- the LOC128448662 gene encoding uncharacterized protein LOC128448662, which translates to MASKIVTGFIQTPSAELLNSLTKDQLIEVADNYNIVVSMIQRRLKESVRCVVVAGLVDQQVLITTATPSEPPAPQAFTFEEQKALLVMQRETDFEKIRLTQEFEKNCLDREQRTELEKIRLTQEVEKIKLDQEQQRINLLREGRIPGGQAPTANLDVERKIRLVPPFREADVDTFFQLFERVADAHSWSDVERTLLLQCVLTGRAQLAYAALSVADSQVYDKVKAAVLKAYELVPEAYRFLFRSVRRIYEQTNVEFVRALTLQFARWRRSENITTLDELVDLFLLEQYKNTLSEGVATYIVERKVRTASEAAVLADEWELTHRSRLDRTKMDRGNFRSWPNVIPVPQAQEQRSAQRYQPMQRPALDRDVCGYCFEKGHWLRQCPVLKAKKAQSFNTTAEASILAVPVPDHRLACASACVADREVTFDPFISDGFVSLVGGHKVRVKILRDTGASGSFILGSVLPFSNESYTGNSLLIRGIGLNTISVPLHNVSLECELVEGNVELGVRPALPIEGISLVLGNQLAGRRIWSDTSSPLVVTEEPLSTDESAEKYPKVFTACVVTRSASLKTETDRVQSTKSKSFSLADYPVSVSREELAEEQKSDETLKSLFELVDNEIRNKAGGYFIKDGVLLRKWSPHADCFVGDPIVQVVVPDKFRPLVLETAHDKLAGHAGVQKTYDRILRYFHWPRVKRDVASFVKTCITCQLTGKPNVTLKPAPLRPIPTASQPFEHLIIDNVGPLPRSKTGCEYLLTVMCQTTRYPAAFPLRSINTKAIVKALSQFISTFGLPKVVQSDRGSNFTSKLFKDVLRQLGVKQNLATAYHPQSQGALERFHSTLKSLLRAYCVELGCDWEEGLPWLMLAARGVTHESTGFSPNDLVFAHRVRGVMSVLHDKWTDSEPPDNLSEYVLGFRRRLSSAWRMARERLEESQKKMKTLFDRRTEHRTFVVGDLVLALLPVLGSPFQAKYAGPYKVLHCGPNDNYMISTPDRRNCAQR; encoded by the coding sequence atggcGTCAAAAATTGTGACTGGTTTTATCCAAACTCCTTCGGCTGAATTATTAAACTCGTTAACTAAAGACCAGTTAATCGAGGTTGCGGACAATTATAACATCGTCGTTTCCATGATACAAAGGAGATTAAAAGAGAGCGTTAGGTGTGTAGTTGTGGCCGGGTTAGTGGATCAGCAGGTGCTTATAACTACAGCGACACCATCTGAACCACCTGCACCACAAGCGTTTACTTTTGAGGAGCAAAAGGCTCTGCTGGTCATGCAGCGGGAGACGGATTTTGAGAAAATCCGTCTCACGCAGGAGTTTGAGAAAAATTGCCTTGATAGAGAGCAACGTACGGAGCTTGAGAAAATCCGTCTCACACAAGAGgttgagaaaataaagctgGATCAAGAGCAACAGCGCATCAATTTGCTGCGGGAGGGTAGAATTCCAGGTGGCCAGGCACCTACGGCAAATTTAGATGTTGAAAGGAAGATTCGGTTAGTTCCACCGTTTAGAGAGGCTGATGTggacactttttttcaattgttcgAGCGGGTAGCTGATGCGCACAGTTGGTCAGATGTGGAGAGGACCTtgctcctccagtgtgtgttgacCGGTCGCGCTCAGCTCGCCTATGCGGCACTGTCTGTGGCAGACAGTCAGGTTTATGATAAAGTGAAAGCTGCAGTGCTTAAAGCATACGAGCTGGTGCCAGAGGCTTACCGTTTTCTGTTCCGCAGTGTCCGGAGGATATACGAGCAAACGAATGTTGAGTTCGTGAGAGCTTTAACTTTGCAGTTTGCTCGTTGGCGGAGATCCGAAAATATTACTACATTGGATGAGTTAGTCGATCTATTTTTGTTAGAACAGTATAAGAACACGCTCTCCGAAGGTGTCGCGACGTACATTGTGGAGCGTAAGGTGCGCACTGCTTCTGAGGCAGCCGTGCTGGCTGATGAATGGGAGCTGACGCACCGTTCACGTTTAGATCGTACAAAAATGGATAGAGGTAATTTTCGGTCATGGCCTAATGTTATACCGGTGCCTCAAGCTCAGGAGCAGCGGTCTGCTCAAAGATATCAGCCGATGCAAAGGCCTGCTCTGGATAGGGATGTGtgtggttattgttttgaaaaaggtcATTGGTTGAGGCAATGTCCAGTGCTCAAAGCAAAGAAAGCTCAATCGTTTAACACGACTGCTGAGGCTTCGATCCTGGCTGTTCCAGTGCCTGACCACAGGCTGGCGTGcgcctctgcgtgtgtggcaGACCGCGAGGTGACGTTTGATCCATTCATCTCTGATGGCTTTGTGTCACTTGTTGGTGGTCATAAAGTCCGAGTGAAAATTTTGAGGGATACTGGGGCTAGTGGGTCGTTCATATTAGGGTCGGTGTTGCCTTTCTCTAATGAGTCTTACACTGGAAATTCGCTGTTAATTCGTGGAATTggcttaaacacaatttcagtgcCGTTGCATAATGTCTCTCTGGAGTGTGAGCTAGTGGAGGGTAACGTGGAGCTTGGTGTTCGGCCTGCACTTCCTATTGAAGGGATCTCATTGGTGCTTGGGAACCAGCTGGCAGGTAGACGCATCTGGTCAGatacgtcttctcctctggtggttACTGAAGAGCCGCTGTCCACCGACGAGAGTGCGGAAAAGTATCCAAAGGTGTTTACCGCATGTGTAGTTACTCGCTCTGCCAGTCTAAAGACTGAGACTGACAGAGTGCAGTCAACTAAATCAAAATCTTTTTCGCTCGCGGATTATCCGGTCTCTGTATCACGTGAGGAATTGGCAGAAGAGCAGAAATCAGATGAGACATTGAAATCTCTGTTTGAACTCGTTGACAATGAAATTCGGAATAAGGCTGGGGGCTACTTCATTAAAGACGGCGTGTtgttgaggaaatggtctcctcACGCCGATTGTTTTGTTGGTGATCCAATTGTCCAGGTGGTGGTGCCTGATAAGTTTCGTCCGCTGGTACTCGAAACCGCTCATGATAAGCTCGCTGGTCATGCCGGTGTACAGAAAACGTATGATCGCATTTTGCGCTATTTCCACTGGCCGCGAGTTAAGCGCGACGTTGCCAGTTTTGTCAAAACATGCATAACATGTCAACTGACAGGGAAACCCAATGTGACGTTGAAGCCGGCTCCGTTGCGTCCGATTCCGACTGCGAGTCAACCTTTTGAGCACCTTATCATTGACAATGTTGGGCCTCTACCTCGCTCTAAAACAGGCTGTGAGTACCTGCTCACGGTTATGTGCCAGACCACTCGCTACCCAGCTGCTTTTCCATTACGTTCTATTAACACGAAAGCAATTGTGAAAGCACTgagtcaatttatttcaactttcgggTTGCCGAAAGTTGTTCAATCTGATCGTGGGAGTAACTTTACATCAAAATTGTTCAAAGACGTTCTCAGGCAATTGGGGGTTAAGCAAAATCTGGCAACCGCTTATCACCCTCAGAGCCAAGGTGCTTTGGAGCGCTTTCATTCAACGCTGAAATCACTGCTTCGTGCATATTGTGTCGAGTTAGGTTGCGATTGGGAGGAGGGCCTGCCATGGCTGATGTTAGCAGCCAGGGGGGTCACTCATGAAAGTACTGGCTTTAGTccaaatgatcttgtttttgcacaccGTGTGCGTGGGGTAATGTCAGTGCTCCATGATAAATGGACTGATTCAGAGCCGCCTGATAATTTGTCTGAATATGTTCTGGGGTTCCGCCGccgtctgtcctctgcctggAGAATGGCTAGGGAACGGTTGGAGGaatctcagaaaaaaatgaaaacactgttcgATCGTCGCACTGAGCACAGAACgtttgttgttggtgatttAGTGCTCGCGCTGCTTCCGGTACTTGGTTCACCGTTTCAGGCCAAGTACGCTGGGCCCTATAAGGTCCTGCATTGTGGCCCAAATGATAATTACATGATCTCGACCCCGGATAGGAGGAATTGCGCTCAAAGATGA